A genome region from Danio aesculapii chromosome 2, fDanAes4.1, whole genome shotgun sequence includes the following:
- the LOC130234468 gene encoding glutamate-rich protein 6, giving the protein MAHEKHLKSSEARPSRPAQLDDPFFDEDEDLQEKSQDKGKLSFREQQKEMARNGRDSHSSALASKSTLPQTIINFRLSDCAPKKDIGEVKEYIKCTNESSILGSVEFGLRHPQYNSDFLEKYYSHGGKFLTVFPDGSAQLFYPSGNLAIIIISSEKERICIVHDDVTALCPARAIFQSNGRATCYHGSGSIWLSMDARGGQSLDESGRRTRTWSWTDKAQTPTPLRPIFLSLNKNIGVRVLGQQLVFLSFLASGQQARFRVGSCESSKGHNIPPQVMTCKEELVLLACKVGLHMALIRLQQCQAFPSSPTHLRVTPPPFLHSLAQRLRKSSHRVHMEEPDRNFIQRCLQACQSTAGSPEET; this is encoded by the exons ATGGCCCAtgaaaaacatctgaaaagtTCTGAAGCAAGGCCCAGCAGACCTGCTCAACTAGATGACCCTTTCTTTGATGAGGATGAAGATCTACAAGAGAAATCACAGGACAAGGGAAAGCTTAG TTTTAGAGAGCAGCAGAAGGAGATGGCAAGAAATGGCCGAGATTCTCACTCGAGCGCGTTGGCATCAAAAAGCA CTCTGCCTCAAACAATCATCAATTTCAGGCTGTCTGActgtgcccccaaaaaagatatCGGGGAAGTTAAAGAGTACATCAAATGTACTAACGAGTCTTCTATACTGGGATCAGTTGAGTTTGGTTTAAGACATCCACAG TACAATTCAGATTTCTTGGAGAAGTACTACTCTCATGGAGGGAAATTTCTCACTGTGTTTCCAGATGGTTCTGCACAACTTTT CTATCCCTCAGGAAACTTGGCTATCATCATTATCAGCAGTGAGAAGGAAAGAATATGCATCGTACATGATGACGTGACGGCCCTTTGTCCCGCCAGAGCCATCTTTCAGTCTAATGGCAGAGCCACATGTTATCATGGCAGCGGCAGCATTTG GTTGTCTATGGATGCTCGGGGTGGGCAAAGTCTGGATGAGAGCGGGAGAAGGACCAGAACATGGAGCTGGACAGACAAGGCTCAAACACCAACACCCCTCAGACCAATCTTTCTATCCCTCAACAAAAATATAGGGGTTCGAGTTCTTGGGCagcagttggtgtttctgtcgTTCCTTGCTTCAGGACAGCAGGCCCGGTTCAGAGTAGGCAGCTGTGAGTCG TCCAAAGGACACAACATACCACCTCAAGTCATGACGTGCAAAGAGGAACTGGTTCTTCTGGCATGCAAGGTTGGACTTCACATGGCTCTGATACGGTTACAGCAGTGCCAAGCCTTCCCATCCAGTCCCACACACCTGCGGGTCACACCTCCACCTTTCCTCCATTCGCTGGCCCAAAGGCTGCGTAAATCGAGCCACAGAGTACACATGGAAGAGCCAGACAGGAACTTTATTCAGCGCTGTCTACAGGCCTGTCAATCCACAGCAGGATCTCcagaggaaacgtaa
- the selenot1a gene encoding thioredoxin reductase-like selenoprotein T1a, protein MGKIRWLPFSALLLWALCLHSASADNNGVKKMKMQFATGPLLKFQICVSUGYKRVFEEYTQALYQRYPDIRIEGENYLPLPLYRHIASFLSMFKLLLIGVIILGKDPFALFGMQAPGIWVWSQENKIYACMMVFFFSNMIENQCMSTGAFEITLNDVPVWSKLESGHLPSMQQLVQILENEMKMSMHMDTLPPHQS, encoded by the exons ATGGGGAAGATTCGTTGGCTGCCGTTCTCGGCTCTACTATTGTGGGCCTTATGTCTTCACAGCGCCTCTGCCGATAACAATGGCGTGAAGAAAATGAAGATGCAGTTCGCGACGGGTCCACTTCTCAAATTCCAGATTTG TGTCTCCTGAGGGTACAAGCGGGTGTTTGAGGAGTACACGCAGGCTTTGTACCAGCGGTACCCAGACATCCGCATAGAGGGAGAGAACTATCTTCCTTTGCCCCTCTACAG GCACATTGCTTCCTTTCTGTCTATGTTTAAGCTGTTGTTAATCGGAGTGATCATCTTGGGCAAGGATCCTTTTGCTTTATTCGGCATGCAGGCTCCAGGGATCTGGGTTTGGAGTCAGGAGAATAAG ATATATGCTTGTATGATGGTGTTCTTCTTCAGCAATATGATTGAAAATCAGTGCATGTCTACAGGTGCATTTGAAATCACGCTCAATG atgTCCCAGTTTGGTCCAAGCTTGAGtcaggacacctgccctccatgcagcagctaGTCCAAATTCTGGAGAATGAGATGAAGATGAGCATGCACATGGACACACTTCCACCTCATCAGTCATAA